The DNA sequence tggagatgactgtcatggacttttttgtccgggctggtgttgaaccagcatcctcagatctcagcctcctgggtaggtaggattaccggcatgagccatctgtaccCGGCACCAACTTGTTTTCTTAGACAATACAACTGTTTGCCCAGCATTGATTCCACATTGTGTTCTATAAGTAATCACTGATCCTGTGTGAGCACTAAGCCTTTTTATAGACAGGACTTCTGTCTGTTGGACAGAAGCTGGACATCCTTGAGGGGCTTCTAAAACACatacaagcacatacacacacgacacacgcacatacacacacgtggaCCGTAAGGGACAGCTGTGGCTTAAATACTGtggtgaaaaaagaaagacaattattttcaaaatacaacCCATCACCACCCTGCCTGGAAGCTGGTGGCGGTGCTGGTGGCGGTACTTGTGGCTTTTCTGCAGTATGCTGCCATCTCGCTCCTGTAGGCCAGGGCTTCAGAGCTCTGGGATCCCAGGCCATAGAACGTggcatccagggctgggaatgtggcttagtggtagagtgcttgcctagcatgcatgaagccctgggttcgattcctcagcaccacataaacagaaaaagccagacgtggtgctgtggctcaagaggtagagtgctagccttaagcaaaaggaagccagggacagtgctcaggccctgagttcaagcctctggggaaaatatttaaaaagaaagaaaatgctatcTAGAATGGGACACCGCCTGGCCTGTGGAACTAATTTAGGCCAAGGCTCTGCCATGCGTGCTGTCACTCTGAAGGCTGCACTGGATGTCACTGGAGGATGTGTCCCCCGAATTCTAACAGGTGGGTGAGCACACTGGGACGATTTTACAGGACAGTTGAGCAGAAAGGTAAAGGTGagtaaatacttatttttaatggACGTGTACATTTACCTACCAACTTGCCTCAAAGCGAACATCAGCATAAGCAAGCAGCTTTAAAGCATGCTAAATAAAAGCAGTCATAACTGGGACAACTTCTCTCTGGGCCATGGGCAAGCCTTTGCCAAAGCGTGTGGCGGGTCCCCTTGTTGAGTTGTCTTGGGCATGGCCACATTTCCTGCTCCCTGTAAGCAGCCTGTGTCCCTGTTGTTTCATTTCGCCAGTTCGCTCGGTCAGGACTGCTTTGCTGGTGACAGTCCTCTCTGCAAGCTCAGCCCACCCGGGGCTTGTTTCTGACTTCAGCTGGCTCCATGTGACTCCCCATCCACGGCCTGTTCCCCAAAGGGAACGCTGAGGGCCACTGGAGGCGAGGCAGAGGGGTTCTCCCGCCGTAGTCGCTGGCCGGCACCAGGCTCACTTCGGGGCTCCTCTGGTGTCCCCTGGGAAATGCTCCGGATGCAGGAGGGGAGGTTGAGTCTGTGAGTCCATGAGCAGGGGTGGTGGTTCTGGTGATTGCTCCTGTAGACCCAGGAAACGGGAGGCAAGCATTAAAGCAACTGGCTGAAGAAGTCTCGAGCTGAGGACATTCCTCGGGCATCTCAGGTCAGCTCCCCACACCGGGGAAGGCCCAGTGTGCAGagaccccggggcgggggggggggggggggtcagaccagctcagaaaaggGGCCGTTGATGAGAACGCAGGCCTTGCTAAGTCCCTTTCCAGTGGGGCAGAGGCCATGTTTATGAGTGAGTTCGTTTTATTTGTGCCTTGATATAAGGTGAAACCCATCCTCCTCAGCTTCTCGTGCCCTGAGGTGCAGGGAGCATCTGAAAGGAAAGGCTCTGGGCCCCTGTGGGCTCCCTTCCCGTGTGTTTCTCCTTCATATTGTAACAACGTTGGAATTGGGCCTTATTACACCCTGTGGTGCCTTGGAGGTGACTGTTGTCCTATTTTATGAATGAAAGACAGGAAGTGGTGGCTGGACATCAGACCTGACAGCTATCCCATCTCCCAGGAAGTGACCTGGCATCCCGTCAAGATGTAGGGGCTGCCTTTGGTTCTTTGGGGGGACGCCCCTCATCTCTTGCATCAGCAGTGCCCTGCTCTCTTGGCTGACCACCTTCCTATGGTTTTCCCCATGGCTCCTCTCCATGGCGGAGATGACGGTTCACAATGTCACCCGGTCATCCTGGACCGACCAGAGCATCTCCCGCAGCTTCCTAGCCCCTCTCTCAGGATCCCACTCCGAACCAAAAGGACTGGCACTGGCTCTTCTGCAGGGCCACCCATTTCTTTGGGAAATGCCCAGCCTTTGGGTGGCCCTTCATGGAGTCAACTGAGCAGCCCTGGCCCCGTCCAGAGCCCCTTGTAGGAGGTCATTAG is a window from the Perognathus longimembris pacificus isolate PPM17 chromosome 5, ASM2315922v1, whole genome shotgun sequence genome containing:
- the LOC125351184 gene encoding melanocortin-2 receptor accessory protein — encoded protein: MANRTNASVPYYIYEYYLDYLDPIPVDEKKLKANKYSIVIAFWVSLAAFVVFLFLILLYMSWSGTLQLRSNHQNHHPCSWTHRLNLPSCIRSISQGTPEEPRSEPGAGQRLRRENPSASPPVALSVPFGEQAVDGESHGAS